In a single window of the Subtercola sp. PAMC28395 genome:
- a CDS encoding PotD/PotF family extracellular solute-binding protein, giving the protein MPLTPPRDPMIIEAIKQSQAMQNAKRLSMSRRGFLGAVGLGAGALGLAACAPTTATKAALTPATDVSATEKTLIWDNWPAYMDEDAEGNHPTLVGFQQKSGINVTYNVAVDDNNTYYAKVKDQLALGQDIGTDTVCLTDWMVARLVRLGYIQDLDHAKIPNISNLSESFANPDFDKGRQKSLPWQGGYAGICWNKEKVPNGIKSIDDLWATELKGRVGVLSEMRDTIGLIMLSQGTDITGNWSADQFNKAMDVFTKEVSDGQIRNIKGNQYLNDLQNEDTFAAICWSGDITSLNATAGDKWQFAIPDSGGTLWNDTFVVPMGSRHKANAEAIMDYYYEPAVAAELAAWVNYVTPVNGAKEAMDAIDPTLASNPLIFPDADYLKQVHVFRTLSAQEESDFGASFQKVLLGS; this is encoded by the coding sequence ATGCCACTGACGCCACCGCGCGACCCGATGATCATCGAAGCCATCAAGCAATCACAGGCAATGCAGAACGCCAAGCGACTCTCGATGAGCCGCCGCGGCTTCCTCGGGGCCGTCGGGTTGGGGGCCGGAGCCCTGGGCCTCGCTGCCTGCGCACCGACCACAGCCACCAAGGCGGCGCTCACGCCGGCCACCGATGTCTCTGCCACAGAGAAGACCCTGATCTGGGACAACTGGCCTGCCTACATGGACGAAGACGCCGAAGGCAACCACCCGACCCTGGTGGGTTTCCAGCAGAAGTCCGGCATCAACGTCACGTACAACGTCGCCGTCGATGACAACAACACCTACTACGCCAAGGTGAAGGACCAGCTCGCACTCGGGCAGGACATCGGCACCGACACGGTGTGTCTCACCGACTGGATGGTCGCGAGGCTCGTACGCCTCGGTTACATCCAGGACCTCGACCACGCCAAGATCCCGAACATCTCGAACCTGAGCGAATCCTTCGCCAACCCCGACTTCGACAAGGGCCGCCAGAAGTCCCTGCCCTGGCAGGGCGGCTACGCCGGAATCTGCTGGAACAAGGAGAAGGTGCCGAACGGCATCAAGAGTATCGACGACCTCTGGGCCACGGAGCTCAAGGGCCGCGTGGGCGTTCTCTCCGAGATGCGCGACACGATCGGTCTCATCATGCTCTCCCAGGGAACCGACATCACCGGGAACTGGTCCGCCGACCAGTTCAACAAGGCGATGGATGTCTTCACCAAGGAGGTCAGCGACGGCCAGATCCGCAACATCAAGGGCAACCAGTACCTCAACGACCTGCAGAACGAAGACACCTTCGCGGCGATCTGCTGGTCGGGTGACATCACCTCGCTGAACGCAACGGCCGGTGACAAGTGGCAGTTCGCCATCCCCGACTCCGGTGGCACGCTCTGGAACGACACCTTCGTCGTGCCGATGGGCTCTCGTCACAAGGCCAACGCCGAAGCCATCATGGACTACTACTACGAGCCGGCCGTTGCCGCAGAACTCGCAGCGTGGGTGAACTACGTGACGCCGGTCAACGGAGCCAAGGAGGCGATGGATGCCATCGACCCCACCTTGGCCTCCAACCCGCTGATCTTCCCCGACGCCGACTACCTCAAGCAGGTCCACGTGTTCCGCACGCTCAGCGCCCAGGAGGAGAGCGACTTCGGCGCTTCGTTCCAAAAAGTGCTGCTGGGCAGTTGA
- a CDS encoding DNA-3-methyladenine glycosylase I: MSETPISLVGTDGIERCAWAGNDMEYQRYHDREWGRPLHSDRALFEKISLEGFQAGLSWITILRRRAAFRRAFDDFEIDRVAAFTEADVERLVNDSSIIRHRGKIRAVVNNARVTAALIAESGTGALDRLVWSFTPVVSRARPRTAADFVATTPESIALSAELRSRGFSFVGPTTMYALMQSAGLVDDHVEGCFLAR, from the coding sequence ATGAGTGAGACTCCGATCTCCCTGGTGGGTACAGACGGTATCGAGCGATGCGCGTGGGCCGGCAATGACATGGAGTACCAGCGCTACCATGACCGTGAGTGGGGAAGACCTCTCCACTCCGACCGGGCACTCTTTGAGAAGATCAGCCTGGAGGGGTTCCAGGCCGGCCTGTCGTGGATCACCATTCTTCGACGCAGAGCCGCCTTCCGCAGAGCTTTCGACGACTTCGAGATTGACCGAGTGGCGGCTTTCACCGAGGCCGACGTCGAGCGTTTGGTGAACGATTCCTCGATCATCCGTCATCGCGGCAAGATCCGCGCTGTCGTCAACAACGCGAGAGTGACGGCAGCCCTGATCGCCGAATCCGGCACGGGAGCGCTCGATCGCCTGGTCTGGAGTTTCACCCCGGTTGTTTCACGTGCACGACCCAGAACCGCTGCCGACTTCGTGGCAACCACCCCCGAATCGATAGCCCTCAGCGCGGAGCTGCGCTCGCGTGGCTTCAGCTTCGTCGGACCGACAACGATGTACGCGCTGATGCAGTCGGCGGGGCTCGTCGACGATCACGTCGAAGGGTGCTTTCTCGCCCGGTAG
- a CDS encoding F0F1 ATP synthase subunit epsilon has translation MADVSDSSAPLQVSVVAADHEVWSGGATQVIAKTTEGEIGILRGHEPLLAILAEGEVRVTLADGKRIVAKADEGFLSVENNRVTIVARAAELVS, from the coding sequence GTGGCTGACGTCTCAGACTCCTCTGCTCCCCTTCAGGTGAGTGTTGTCGCCGCCGACCACGAAGTGTGGTCGGGCGGTGCGACGCAGGTGATCGCAAAGACCACCGAGGGCGAGATCGGCATTCTGCGCGGGCACGAGCCGCTGCTGGCCATTCTGGCCGAGGGCGAAGTCCGCGTGACGCTCGCCGATGGCAAGAGGATTGTTGCGAAGGCAGACGAGGGCTTCCTCTCTGTGGAGAACAACCGCGTGACGATCGTCGCCCGAGCGGCAGAGTTGGTTTCGTAG
- a CDS encoding methylated-DNA--[protein]-cysteine S-methyltransferase, producing the protein MTASTLTIPDYLLRVDSPIGRLELTADDDAVLSLSIEGGGTLPHDALPEKPNAVLTEAARQLTEYFDGKRKEFDVPVKLVGTPFQMSIWQSLATLGHGEFISYGELGVLAGRPGSGRAVGGAVGANPIPIIVGCHRVLASNQKITGYSGGNGIPTKVWLLDHESIGHL; encoded by the coding sequence ATGACAGCCAGCACACTCACTATTCCCGACTACCTTCTGCGAGTCGACAGCCCCATCGGCCGCCTCGAACTCACCGCCGACGACGATGCCGTGCTCTCCCTCAGCATCGAAGGCGGCGGCACCCTGCCGCACGACGCGTTGCCAGAGAAGCCGAACGCCGTTCTCACCGAGGCTGCGCGCCAATTGACGGAGTACTTCGACGGCAAGCGCAAAGAGTTCGACGTGCCCGTCAAGCTTGTTGGAACACCGTTTCAGATGTCCATCTGGCAGTCACTCGCTACCCTCGGTCACGGAGAGTTCATCTCCTACGGCGAGCTCGGCGTTCTCGCTGGTCGACCAGGTTCGGGCCGCGCTGTCGGCGGTGCTGTCGGGGCGAACCCCATCCCCATCATCGTCGGGTGCCACCGGGTCCTGGCATCGAACCAGAAGATCACCGGGTACAGCGGCGGCAACGGCATCCCCACCAAGGTCTGGCTCCTCGACCACGAGAGTATCGGGCATCTGTGA
- a CDS encoding ABC transporter ATP-binding protein codes for MAAGTFAEKGADLELVGINKHFPGFTAIESLDLFIPAGSFFALLGPSGCGKTTTLRLVAGLEEPTAGRILIGGKDVTATKSFQRPVNTVFQSYALFPHMTVLENVAFGLRRRSIAKPLDKAHEALRLVELDHLASRRPGQLSGGQQQRVALARAIVNRPALLLLDEPLGALDLKLRRQMQLELKNIQTEVGLTFLHVTHDQEEAMTMADTIAVMNKGAIEQMGAPEELYELPRTAFVANFLGQSNLFTGPVVSTTPDALTMSIAGKTLVIPRARAQRNSGVITVGVRPEKVLLLTEAPVIDGSRNVVGPGRVIDVSFSGVSTQYIVAVPGVGDIVVFAQNMIFGPVVHVGAEVWVSWSIEHSFGLEDAPLPDSAVSDEAADTATIATRARVDARAAESELEQA; via the coding sequence ATGGCCGCCGGGACATTCGCCGAGAAGGGCGCCGACCTCGAACTCGTCGGAATCAACAAGCACTTCCCCGGCTTCACCGCCATCGAGTCACTCGACCTCTTCATTCCCGCGGGCTCGTTCTTCGCCCTCCTTGGGCCGTCGGGCTGCGGTAAGACCACCACGCTGCGCCTTGTCGCCGGCCTCGAGGAGCCGACGGCAGGACGCATCCTCATCGGAGGCAAGGACGTCACAGCGACGAAGTCGTTCCAGCGACCGGTGAACACCGTGTTCCAGTCCTACGCACTCTTCCCCCACATGACTGTTCTCGAGAACGTCGCCTTCGGTCTCCGTCGACGCAGCATCGCCAAGCCTCTCGACAAGGCGCACGAGGCTCTTCGGCTGGTGGAACTCGACCACCTCGCGTCGCGCCGGCCCGGCCAGCTCTCCGGAGGGCAGCAGCAGCGTGTCGCTCTGGCACGCGCAATCGTCAACCGCCCAGCGCTCCTGCTGCTCGACGAACCCCTCGGAGCTCTCGACCTGAAGCTCCGTCGCCAGATGCAACTCGAACTGAAAAACATCCAGACCGAGGTCGGCCTGACCTTCCTGCACGTCACCCACGACCAGGAGGAGGCCATGACCATGGCCGACACCATCGCGGTCATGAACAAGGGCGCGATCGAGCAGATGGGCGCGCCGGAAGAACTGTACGAACTGCCCAGAACCGCGTTCGTCGCGAACTTCCTCGGCCAGTCGAACCTGTTCACGGGGCCCGTCGTTTCAACGACTCCGGATGCCCTGACAATGTCGATCGCAGGCAAAACCCTGGTCATCCCTCGTGCCCGTGCCCAGCGCAACAGCGGAGTGATCACCGTGGGGGTGCGGCCAGAGAAGGTGCTGCTTCTCACCGAGGCTCCGGTAATCGACGGATCACGCAACGTCGTAGGCCCCGGCCGGGTGATCGATGTGTCGTTCAGCGGTGTGAGTACGCAGTACATCGTCGCGGTTCCCGGTGTCGGCGACATCGTCGTGTTCGCACAGAACATGATCTTCGGGCCCGTCGTGCACGTGGGAGCCGAGGTCTGGGTCAGCTGGAGCATCGAGCACAGCTTCGGGCTGGAAGATGCGCCGCTGCCCGACTCCGCAGTTTCAGACGAGGCGGCCGACACGGCGACGATAGCCACGCGCGCCCGTGTGGATGCACGCGCCGCCGAATCCGAGCTCGAGCAGGCCTGA
- a CDS encoding aspartate aminotransferase family protein encodes MTITHPTSGLSTKFDEADLQQKAKDHLWMHFARQSVMEDGHGVPIIVKGDGHHIWDSKGKKYFDGLSGLFVVNAGHGRQRLAEVAAKQAAELAFFPLWSYAHPSAIELADRLADYAPGDLNRVFFSTGGGEAVETAFKLAKYYWKLQGRPTKHKVISRAVAYHGTPQGALAITGIPAMKEMFEPVTPGGFRVPNTNFYRAPEHGDHLEQFGLWAANRIEEMIEFEGPETVAAVFLEPVQNSGGCFPPPPGYFQRVREICDKYDVLLVSDEVICAFGRLGHMFACDEYNYVPDMITCAKGMTSGYSPIGATIVSDKVYEPFKHGNTSFYHGYTFGGHPVSAAVALENLDIFEEEKLNENVRENSPAFRRTLEKLHDLPIVGDVRGDGYFFGIELVKDKKTKETFDDDESERLLRGFLSKALFDAGLYCRADDRGDPVIQLAPPLTIGQREFDEIEGILRSVLTEAWAQL; translated from the coding sequence ATGACCATCACCCATCCCACCAGCGGCCTGTCGACCAAGTTCGACGAAGCCGACCTCCAGCAGAAGGCCAAAGATCACCTCTGGATGCATTTCGCACGCCAGTCGGTGATGGAAGACGGCCACGGCGTTCCGATCATCGTCAAGGGTGACGGTCATCACATCTGGGACAGCAAGGGCAAGAAGTACTTCGACGGGCTGAGCGGGCTCTTCGTGGTGAACGCCGGCCACGGTCGCCAGCGGCTCGCCGAGGTCGCCGCCAAGCAGGCCGCTGAGCTCGCGTTCTTCCCCCTGTGGTCGTACGCGCATCCTTCGGCGATCGAACTCGCCGACCGACTCGCCGACTACGCTCCCGGAGACCTGAACCGCGTCTTCTTCTCCACCGGCGGCGGCGAGGCCGTCGAGACCGCGTTCAAACTGGCGAAGTACTACTGGAAGCTGCAGGGCCGGCCCACCAAGCACAAGGTCATATCCCGGGCTGTGGCCTATCACGGCACCCCGCAGGGCGCCCTGGCCATCACCGGGATCCCGGCGATGAAGGAGATGTTCGAACCGGTCACCCCGGGCGGTTTCCGGGTGCCGAACACCAACTTCTACCGCGCTCCGGAGCACGGTGACCACCTCGAGCAGTTCGGGCTCTGGGCCGCCAACCGCATCGAAGAGATGATCGAGTTCGAAGGGCCCGAAACAGTTGCGGCCGTCTTCCTCGAGCCGGTTCAGAACTCCGGCGGGTGCTTCCCTCCTCCCCCCGGCTACTTCCAGCGGGTCAGGGAGATCTGCGACAAGTACGACGTTCTCCTGGTGAGCGACGAGGTCATCTGCGCGTTCGGCCGCCTCGGCCACATGTTCGCCTGCGACGAGTACAACTATGTGCCCGACATGATCACGTGCGCCAAGGGTATGACAAGCGGCTACTCCCCCATCGGCGCCACGATTGTGAGCGACAAGGTGTACGAGCCGTTCAAGCACGGCAACACCTCGTTCTACCACGGGTACACGTTCGGCGGGCATCCGGTGTCTGCAGCCGTTGCGCTCGAAAACCTCGACATCTTCGAGGAGGAGAAGCTGAACGAGAACGTGCGCGAGAACTCGCCGGCGTTCAGACGCACCCTCGAGAAGCTGCATGACCTGCCGATCGTCGGCGACGTGCGCGGGGACGGCTACTTCTTCGGCATCGAGCTCGTCAAAGACAAGAAGACCAAGGAGACGTTCGACGACGACGAGTCGGAACGCCTGCTGCGCGGTTTCCTCTCGAAAGCACTCTTCGATGCGGGCCTCTACTGCCGCGCAGACGACCGGGGCGATCCCGTCATCCAGCTCGCGCCGCCTCTCACGATCGGCCAGCGTGAGTTCGACGAGATCGAGGGCATCCTGCGTTCGGTTCTGACCGAGGCCTGGGCGCAGCTCTAG
- the pdxH gene encoding pyridoxamine 5'-phosphate oxidase encodes MTLMDSLSTHTDYGSIPLSASDLDPDPIAQFARWLSEAEAAGFAEPNAMVLGTIDDDGSPSSRTVLLRRVRAEGFEFFTNYGSRKGRALAGHPVATAVFPWYGQQRQVIVTGSVTRLDAESSDAYFASRPRDSQIASAASQQSQPIESRELLEQRIEELALAYPEGTAVPRPANWGGFLLSPIRIEFWKGRSSRVHDRFVYNRLAEGWSITRLQP; translated from the coding sequence ATGACTCTCATGGATTCCCTCTCGACCCACACCGATTACGGCAGCATTCCGCTGTCGGCCAGCGACCTCGACCCCGATCCGATCGCCCAGTTCGCCCGGTGGCTGAGTGAGGCGGAGGCAGCAGGCTTCGCTGAGCCGAACGCTATGGTGCTCGGCACGATCGACGATGACGGTTCACCCAGCAGCCGCACGGTGTTGCTGCGTCGAGTCAGGGCGGAGGGATTCGAGTTCTTCACGAACTACGGTTCCCGGAAGGGCCGGGCGTTGGCCGGGCATCCGGTTGCCACTGCCGTCTTCCCCTGGTACGGGCAGCAACGGCAGGTCATCGTCACGGGTTCGGTCACCCGGCTCGATGCAGAGAGCAGCGACGCATACTTCGCATCCAGGCCACGGGATTCGCAGATCGCTTCCGCTGCCAGCCAGCAGTCCCAGCCGATCGAAAGCCGGGAGCTGCTCGAGCAGCGCATCGAAGAGCTGGCTCTGGCGTACCCGGAAGGAACGGCCGTGCCGAGGCCCGCGAACTGGGGTGGCTTTCTGCTCAGCCCCATCCGTATCGAATTCTGGAAGGGACGCAGCTCGCGCGTTCACGATCGCTTCGTCTACAATCGCCTCGCTGAAGGCTGGAGCATCACGAGGCTCCAGCCCTGA
- a CDS encoding FAD-binding oxidoreductase → MIANNYWAESGASADGEAGRLRPPPVSDLDVDVCIVGGGLTGLWTAYYLAKADPSLSIAILEKETVGFGASGRNGGWCSALFPRSAASLERAYGFDRAVAMRRAMVDTVTEVGRVSAAEGIDCDFARGGTITYAMNELQVESARADVDEAKHFGVDELEYWDFDPAHAHYAGRGHPVGARAAAFDPACARLHPAKLVHGLARVVESLGVRIYEHTEVTSWLPNFVNFRGHQVSPGFEAIAAPGVAATNQIVIATEAYGSQLPGVGRRILPLYSLMIATEPLSDDFWDSVGLEHGNTFSDYRHLLIYGQRTADNRFAFGGRGARYHWGSSIHPSYDQVERVFSHLSDTLTELFPDAAAAEVTHRWGGPIGVPRDWHASAGHNPKTGVSFAGGYVGDGLSTTNLAGRTLSDLITGRHTELTRLPWVNHLSPRWEPEPLRFIGANLGLTSASVADHEERMTGRSSLTARLLGPLTGH, encoded by the coding sequence ATGATCGCGAACAACTACTGGGCCGAATCAGGTGCGTCAGCCGACGGCGAGGCCGGGCGACTGCGGCCACCGCCCGTGTCAGACCTCGATGTCGACGTGTGTATCGTGGGCGGCGGCCTGACAGGGCTCTGGACGGCGTACTACCTCGCCAAAGCAGACCCGAGCCTGTCGATCGCGATCCTCGAGAAGGAGACGGTCGGCTTCGGAGCTTCCGGCCGCAATGGCGGGTGGTGTTCTGCGCTCTTCCCCCGCTCCGCCGCCTCACTCGAACGCGCCTACGGGTTCGATCGGGCCGTCGCGATGCGCCGGGCGATGGTCGACACCGTCACCGAGGTCGGTCGGGTCTCTGCGGCAGAGGGCATCGACTGCGACTTCGCACGGGGTGGCACGATCACCTACGCGATGAACGAGTTGCAGGTCGAATCGGCCAGGGCCGACGTCGACGAGGCGAAACACTTCGGTGTCGACGAATTGGAGTACTGGGACTTCGACCCGGCGCATGCGCACTACGCCGGTCGCGGGCATCCGGTTGGCGCGAGAGCTGCCGCCTTCGACCCGGCCTGCGCCCGACTTCACCCCGCGAAGCTCGTTCACGGCCTCGCCCGGGTCGTCGAATCCCTCGGAGTGCGCATCTACGAGCACACCGAAGTCACGTCGTGGCTGCCGAACTTCGTAAACTTCCGCGGCCACCAGGTGTCGCCCGGTTTCGAGGCGATCGCCGCGCCGGGAGTCGCTGCCACCAACCAGATCGTCATCGCGACAGAAGCCTACGGCTCCCAGCTGCCGGGTGTCGGGCGAAGGATCCTGCCGCTGTACTCGCTGATGATCGCGACAGAACCTCTCTCTGATGACTTCTGGGACTCGGTGGGGCTCGAACACGGCAACACGTTCAGCGACTACCGCCACCTGCTCATCTACGGCCAGCGCACGGCAGACAACCGCTTCGCGTTCGGCGGCAGGGGCGCGCGCTACCACTGGGGTTCGAGCATCCACCCCTCGTACGACCAGGTCGAGCGGGTCTTCTCGCACCTCAGCGACACACTCACCGAACTGTTCCCCGATGCGGCAGCCGCGGAAGTCACCCACCGCTGGGGTGGCCCGATCGGCGTGCCCCGGGATTGGCATGCCTCGGCCGGCCACAACCCGAAGACCGGCGTCTCGTTCGCCGGCGGTTATGTGGGCGACGGGCTCAGTACGACGAATCTCGCGGGCCGCACCCTCAGCGACCTGATCACGGGTCGACACACTGAATTGACACGCCTGCCGTGGGTGAATCATCTGTCACCGCGCTGGGAACCAGAACCGCTGCGGTTCATCGGGGCGAACCTCGGCCTCACGTCGGCGTCAGTTGCCGACCACGAAGAGCGGATGACCGGCAGATCGTCACTCACAGCCAGGCTCCTGGGCCCGCTGACCGGCCACTGA
- a CDS encoding PP2C family serine/threonine-protein phosphatase, giving the protein MTQIGEQTATLRVVGPKPEAEPFTLSWAALSDVGKKRAVNEDSVVANPPIFAVADGMGGHAAGDVASAAVVNRLGAVHGLSFTTGDIIDEALSLALADIDVVGDANALGTGTTVTGVALTLVEDEPVWAVFNIGDSRVYQMLDGSLARLTVDHSVVQELVDAGLITAEQAETHPDSNIITRAVGFHEKPAPDYTLLEVTPGQRLLVCSDGLTKELTDHGIAHYLGRAGSAAEAANNLVVAALTNGGRDNVTVLVIDVAAD; this is encoded by the coding sequence GTGACCCAAATCGGTGAGCAGACCGCAACCCTCCGGGTTGTCGGGCCAAAGCCTGAGGCAGAACCATTCACCCTCTCGTGGGCGGCTCTCAGCGATGTCGGCAAGAAGCGCGCTGTGAACGAAGACAGCGTGGTCGCAAACCCTCCGATCTTCGCGGTGGCAGACGGCATGGGTGGTCATGCGGCAGGCGATGTCGCCAGCGCGGCAGTGGTGAATCGTCTCGGAGCTGTGCACGGGTTGTCGTTCACGACGGGCGACATCATCGACGAAGCGCTGTCGCTGGCACTGGCCGACATCGATGTGGTCGGGGACGCGAATGCGCTCGGTACCGGAACGACAGTGACCGGCGTCGCTCTCACCCTGGTCGAGGATGAGCCGGTCTGGGCCGTCTTCAATATCGGTGACTCGCGGGTCTACCAGATGTTGGATGGCTCACTCGCGAGACTGACAGTCGATCATTCCGTGGTGCAGGAGCTCGTCGACGCCGGTCTGATCACTGCTGAGCAGGCCGAGACGCACCCCGACAGCAACATCATCACCAGGGCGGTGGGATTCCATGAGAAGCCTGCGCCCGACTACACGCTGCTCGAGGTCACGCCCGGCCAGCGACTCCTGGTCTGCAGTGATGGCCTGACGAAAGAACTCACCGATCACGGCATCGCTCACTACCTCGGCCGTGCCGGCAGCGCAGCAGAGGCCGCGAACAATCTCGTCGTCGCCGCGCTGACCAACGGGGGTCGGGACAATGTGACTGTGCTTGTCATCGACGTCGCGGCCGATTGA
- a CDS encoding Lrp/AsnC family transcriptional regulator, whose amino-acid sequence MNTRPRSTHLDDTSKAIIEQLQVDGRRSYAEIGKAVGLSEAAVRQRVQKLTESGVMQIVAVTDPLQLGFYRQAMVGLRVTGDTRVIADALAALPAVDYVVLTAGTFDIMVEVVCENDDDLISLLNSDIRTLDGVLSTETFVYLKLHKQLYNWGTR is encoded by the coding sequence ATGAACACCAGGCCTCGTTCGACCCATCTCGATGACACGTCAAAAGCGATCATCGAACAGCTCCAGGTCGACGGTCGACGCTCGTACGCTGAAATCGGCAAAGCCGTCGGTCTCAGCGAGGCGGCCGTGCGGCAACGGGTGCAGAAGCTGACCGAGAGCGGCGTGATGCAGATCGTTGCCGTGACCGATCCCCTCCAGCTCGGTTTCTACCGCCAGGCCATGGTCGGTCTGAGGGTCACCGGTGACACCCGAGTGATCGCAGATGCCCTGGCCGCCCTCCCGGCCGTCGACTATGTGGTTCTGACGGCCGGCACCTTCGACATCATGGTCGAAGTCGTCTGCGAGAACGACGACGACCTGATCTCGCTGCTGAATTCCGATATCCGCACGCTCGATGGCGTGCTCTCCACCGAAACATTTGTCTACCTGAAGCTGCACAAACAGCTCTACAACTGGGGAACGAGATAA
- a CDS encoding YaaA family protein, whose protein sequence is MIILLPPSETKRDGGTDIRLDLTSLAFGRLRPRRAEVVRAVRSLARDSEATIAALKLGRTQHDEVLRNRRLALAPTMPALDRYTGVVFDGLGASTLSKAQRAFAFEHVFIHSALFGPISSGDLIPAYRLSHDSRLRELPKAVTLKNHWAKPTSAVLSQAPGLLLDLRSEGYVDFGPVDSRPNSFFLRVFTVDDSGQKRALNHFNKKAKGELTRAIIESGVDFASVDEIIEWAQATGFDLRRFGDSEIALTV, encoded by the coding sequence TTGATCATTCTGCTGCCCCCTTCGGAGACGAAGCGTGATGGCGGCACCGACATTCGGCTCGACCTGACCTCACTCGCCTTCGGGCGTCTGAGGCCACGTCGGGCCGAAGTCGTTCGTGCCGTCCGATCGCTCGCCCGTGACTCTGAGGCGACCATTGCGGCCTTGAAGCTCGGGCGAACCCAGCACGACGAGGTTCTGCGGAATCGACGCCTTGCGCTGGCGCCAACCATGCCCGCGCTCGACCGTTACACCGGCGTCGTCTTCGACGGACTGGGCGCGTCCACTCTTTCGAAAGCCCAGCGGGCGTTTGCCTTCGAGCACGTCTTCATCCACTCGGCACTGTTCGGGCCGATCAGCTCGGGTGACCTGATCCCGGCGTACCGTCTCTCGCACGACTCCCGACTGAGAGAGCTGCCGAAGGCCGTCACTCTCAAGAATCACTGGGCCAAGCCGACGTCTGCCGTTCTCTCTCAGGCTCCTGGGCTGCTTCTCGATTTGCGTTCGGAGGGTTACGTCGATTTCGGGCCAGTCGATTCCCGGCCGAACTCGTTCTTCCTGAGGGTATTCACCGTCGACGACAGCGGCCAGAAACGTGCACTGAACCATTTCAACAAGAAGGCCAAGGGCGAACTCACGAGAGCGATCATCGAATCGGGAGTCGACTTCGCTTCTGTGGACGAGATCATCGAGTGGGCTCAGGCCACCGGGTTCGATCTTCGTCGGTTCGGGGATTCAGAAATCGCGTTGACCGTCTGA
- a CDS encoding ABC transporter permease produces the protein MAFTAFASSTAAAEPAVRKRSWIALILLLPGILYLMLFFITPLISLIFTSFQQPVIDGDIGQYSAGFQWQNYTDAVGQYLPLILRAFGYAVIATVLALVISYPMAYFIGVKARRWPLFQSLLLTLVIAPFFISFLLRTLAWKQIMSDEGPIVVALKALSIFPADGHITGTPFAVIFGLTYNFIPFMTLPLYATLERLDVRYIEAGSDLYASPWTTFRKVTIPLSMPGIVSGTLLTFIPAAGDYINASGDFLGSSQTSMVGNAIEANFLVLQNYPIAAALSIILMAVILIIVGIYVRRAGTEDLI, from the coding sequence ATGGCCTTCACCGCGTTCGCGAGTTCGACGGCGGCGGCTGAACCCGCTGTTCGCAAGCGCAGCTGGATCGCCCTGATTCTTCTGCTGCCGGGCATCCTGTACCTGATGCTGTTCTTCATCACCCCGCTGATCTCGCTGATCTTCACCTCTTTTCAGCAGCCGGTGATCGACGGCGACATCGGGCAGTACAGCGCCGGCTTCCAATGGCAGAACTACACCGATGCGGTCGGGCAGTACCTGCCGCTGATTCTGCGGGCTTTCGGGTACGCGGTGATCGCCACCGTGCTCGCGCTGGTCATCAGCTACCCGATGGCGTATTTCATCGGGGTGAAGGCCAGGCGCTGGCCACTCTTCCAGAGCCTGCTGCTGACCCTGGTGATCGCACCGTTCTTCATCAGCTTTCTGCTGCGCACGCTTGCGTGGAAGCAGATCATGAGTGACGAGGGGCCCATCGTGGTCGCGCTCAAGGCGCTCTCGATCTTTCCGGCCGACGGGCATATCACCGGCACGCCGTTCGCGGTGATCTTCGGCCTGACGTACAACTTCATTCCGTTCATGACGCTGCCGCTGTATGCGACGCTCGAGCGTCTCGACGTTCGGTACATCGAGGCGGGGAGCGACCTGTATGCCTCACCGTGGACGACCTTCCGCAAGGTGACCATTCCGCTCTCGATGCCCGGCATCGTGTCGGGCACACTGTTGACCTTCATCCCTGCGGCCGGTGACTACATCAACGCCAGCGGGGACTTTCTGGGAAGTTCGCAGACGTCGATGGTCGGTAATGCGATCGAGGCGAACTTCCTTGTGCTGCAGAACTATCCGATAGCGGCCGCACTCTCGATCATCCTGATGGCCGTGATTCTGATCATCGTGGGCATCTATGTTCGACGAGCAGGAACGGAGGACCTGATATGA